In the Paraflavitalea devenefica genome, one interval contains:
- a CDS encoding efflux RND transporter periplasmic adaptor subunit: protein MQYLLKMNKRTNKSITVSANPAWSRMATPLGQMVLGAIATVVLYSCGSSAAPGHGMGAMPPPQLPVVSVVTAPGTTYKEYSATLEGKVNVEIRPQVEGYLEKIYVDEGAYVKAGQPLFKINDRVYSEELNGAQSNLVAAQANVQKAQVEIDRLLPLVENKVISEVQLKTARAAYDAAAAAAEQARAQVGNAKINVGYTYITAPVSGYIGRIPYKTGSLVGKNETQPLTLLSDIKEVYAYFSLSESDFIAFKQQFEGNTIEEKIKKVPSVELLLADNSVYDQKGKISSIEGQFDKTTGTISFRATFPNAGGMLRTGNTGKVRIPQLFTQAVVVPQEATFEIQDKVFVFAVGDSNKVASRPITISGKTNAWYFVESGLKPGDKIVFQGTGTLQDGMVIVPQLVSADSLLKVKPL from the coding sequence ATGCAATACTTATTGAAGATGAATAAAAGAACAAACAAATCCATTACTGTTTCTGCTAACCCGGCGTGGTCGCGTATGGCCACACCGCTGGGTCAAATGGTGCTCGGCGCCATTGCTACTGTTGTACTCTATAGCTGTGGCTCTTCGGCTGCACCCGGCCACGGCATGGGTGCTATGCCTCCTCCGCAACTGCCTGTAGTGTCAGTAGTCACCGCACCGGGTACTACCTATAAGGAATATTCGGCTACACTGGAAGGAAAGGTCAACGTTGAAATACGTCCGCAGGTAGAAGGCTACCTCGAAAAGATCTATGTGGATGAAGGCGCTTACGTAAAGGCCGGTCAGCCATTATTCAAGATCAATGACCGCGTTTACAGTGAAGAGCTCAACGGCGCTCAGTCGAACCTGGTGGCGGCACAGGCCAATGTGCAGAAAGCACAGGTAGAGATAGACCGCCTCCTGCCACTGGTAGAGAATAAGGTGATCTCGGAGGTGCAACTAAAAACAGCCCGCGCTGCTTATGATGCTGCCGCCGCTGCTGCCGAACAGGCAAGGGCCCAGGTAGGGAATGCAAAGATCAACGTTGGCTACACCTACATTACAGCGCCGGTAAGCGGGTACATTGGCCGCATACCTTATAAAACAGGTAGCCTGGTGGGAAAAAATGAAACACAGCCACTGACATTGCTGTCCGATATTAAGGAAGTGTATGCTTATTTCTCCCTGAGTGAGTCCGACTTCATTGCCTTCAAGCAACAATTCGAGGGCAACACCATTGAAGAGAAAATAAAGAAAGTGCCGTCGGTTGAACTGCTCCTGGCCGATAACAGTGTCTATGACCAAAAAGGAAAGATCAGTTCCATTGAAGGTCAGTTTGATAAAACCACGGGTACCATCAGCTTCCGCGCTACCTTCCCCAACGCGGGCGGCATGCTCCGCACGGGTAACACCGGTAAAGTGCGTATACCCCAGCTCTTTACGCAGGCGGTAGTGGTGCCACAGGAAGCTACCTTCGAAATACAGGATAAAGTTTTTGTATTCGCTGTAGGGGATAGCAATAAAGTAGCCAGCAGGCCTATCACCATATCGGGCAAAACAAATGCCTGGTACTTTGTGGAAAGCGGCCTCAAGCCGGGGGATAAGATCGTATTCCAGGGTACCGGTACCCTGCAGGATGGAATGGTGATTGTGCCACAACTTGTCTCTGCCGACAGTTTACTCAAAGTGAAACCATTGTAA
- a CDS encoding putative quinol monooxygenase, giving the protein MKKRTNAHRYNLLLVLILLFTSFSNNAVAQDNKPYVRIAKILIDSAQLESYNAALKEHAEAAVSKEPGVRTLYAVYDKEHPTHVTVFEIYASLAAYQSHIQTPHFLKYKSTVKNMVKSLELTDVIPIALEAKLK; this is encoded by the coding sequence ATGAAAAAAAGAACAAACGCTCATCGTTATAACTTACTTCTTGTATTGATACTTTTGTTTACTTCTTTTTCAAACAATGCGGTGGCCCAGGATAACAAGCCCTACGTACGGATAGCCAAAATATTAATTGATAGTGCTCAATTAGAAAGCTATAATGCAGCACTTAAAGAACATGCAGAGGCTGCTGTTAGTAAAGAACCGGGAGTACGAACTTTGTATGCAGTGTATGACAAGGAACATCCCACGCATGTTACAGTCTTTGAAATATATGCAAGTTTGGCTGCATACCAATCCCATATTCAGACACCTCATTTCTTAAAATACAAATCGACAGTGAAGAACATGGTAAAATCACTTGAACTTACCGATGTAATTCCAATTGCCCTTGAAGCGAAGCTAAAGTAA
- a CDS encoding TonB-dependent receptor plug domain-containing protein produces MRSVTKNYYFIRYLVLVFLVWGWQAGRAQNHTLTIQVADSAQIPVGNATIKINKQEKVVDSSGNIALHLASGLHRIMITAVGHYSASLVIPLYSDTSVKILLRSRESLLRNVVVTASRNLHRNQMSTQSLNIEQIKKLPVILGEVDPLKTITLLPGIKNGGEASAGIYVRGGGPDQNLVMLDGIPVYNPNHLLGFFSIFNGDAVKNMEVIKGGIPAEYGGRLSSVIAVETRSGSRDSLKGSGGIGLISSRVSLEGPLVKGKSSFILSGRRTYIDQVAKLVARDSIGNNGYFFYDVNFKADYLINKNNALYLTFYLGKDDFTFMDNDDDGPEREFNAIWGNTILGLTWKQQLNKKLKQELSAVRNDFNLDSRVAFGTSGFLFASGLTDYQLKNDWTYSPQNWIKWKWGWQYTWHAFRPGAGSSSAGVQEFKSTIHDQYAREAAAYLSTDLNITPRLNVIAGLRYSYFNQIGPTERILYDPEGVPTGETERYAKGQSIARYHYPEPRFSVLYRLPEKASLKLSYTRTIQYLHLATTSAATFPSDLWVPSGKLIHPAKAEQVAAGYFKDFGNGAYEMSVEAYYKTMSNQLEFRPGAQLLLNQNMEGEMIFGTGKAYGLELFLQKKTGRLTGWIGYTLSRTERTFPDMNNGKAFPYRYDRTHDVSIVANYTLSKKWEAAAVFVYGTGNALTMPTGRFAYSLGIDGEEREPIFTSINQYDKVNDYRMPAYHRMDIAFTYTPKPNSTKRFRSSWNFSLYNIYNRYNPYFIYLDVDEDEQTVKGKKVFLFPIIPGITWNFKF; encoded by the coding sequence ATGAGATCAGTGACCAAAAACTACTACTTTATCCGTTACCTCGTGTTGGTTTTCCTGGTGTGGGGATGGCAGGCAGGACGTGCACAAAACCATACTTTGACAATACAGGTGGCGGACAGCGCACAGATTCCGGTGGGCAATGCTACTATAAAGATCAATAAGCAGGAAAAAGTGGTTGACTCATCCGGGAACATTGCTCTCCACCTGGCTTCCGGTTTACATCGTATTATGATCACAGCCGTTGGGCATTATTCAGCTTCATTGGTTATTCCGCTCTATAGCGATACTTCCGTTAAAATATTATTAAGATCACGCGAAAGCCTGCTGAGGAATGTGGTAGTAACGGCCAGCCGTAATCTGCATCGCAACCAGATGAGCACCCAGTCGCTCAACATAGAACAAATAAAAAAACTGCCGGTTATTCTGGGAGAAGTAGATCCGCTGAAAACCATTACCCTGTTACCGGGTATTAAAAATGGGGGAGAGGCCAGCGCGGGGATCTATGTGCGGGGTGGCGGGCCCGATCAGAACCTGGTAATGCTTGATGGCATACCGGTATACAATCCCAATCACCTGCTTGGTTTCTTCAGTATATTCAATGGAGATGCTGTTAAGAACATGGAAGTCATCAAGGGTGGGATACCCGCTGAATATGGTGGTCGTTTAAGCAGTGTCATCGCAGTGGAAACCAGGAGTGGCAGCAGGGATTCCCTCAAAGGCAGTGGCGGTATCGGGCTCATCTCTTCCCGGGTGTCGTTGGAAGGACCACTTGTCAAAGGCAAATCTTCTTTCATACTCAGTGGCCGTCGTACCTATATAGACCAGGTAGCGAAGCTGGTTGCCCGCGACAGTATTGGCAACAATGGTTATTTCTTTTATGATGTTAACTTCAAGGCCGATTACCTCATCAATAAAAACAATGCGCTGTACCTTACCTTCTACCTGGGCAAGGATGATTTTACTTTTATGGATAATGATGATGACGGGCCCGAAAGAGAGTTTAACGCAATATGGGGCAATACCATCCTGGGACTTACCTGGAAGCAACAGTTGAATAAAAAGCTGAAGCAGGAGTTATCGGCCGTACGCAATGACTTCAACCTCGATAGCCGGGTGGCCTTTGGCACCAGCGGTTTTCTCTTCGCTTCAGGGCTTACCGATTATCAGCTAAAGAATGACTGGACCTATTCTCCGCAGAACTGGATCAAATGGAAATGGGGCTGGCAATACACCTGGCATGCCTTCAGGCCCGGCGCCGGAAGTTCCAGTGCAGGTGTACAGGAATTTAAATCCACCATCCATGATCAGTATGCCAGGGAAGCGGCCGCTTACCTCAGTACCGATCTGAACATTACGCCCCGGTTAAATGTCATTGCCGGATTGCGTTATAGTTACTTTAACCAGATAGGCCCTACAGAGCGGATACTCTATGATCCGGAAGGCGTGCCCACCGGAGAAACAGAACGTTATGCAAAAGGGCAGAGCATTGCCCGGTATCATTATCCCGAGCCACGCTTCAGCGTATTGTACAGGTTGCCCGAAAAAGCCTCCCTGAAACTTTCCTATACCCGCACCATTCAATACCTGCACCTGGCCACCACCAGCGCGGCTACTTTCCCCAGCGATCTGTGGGTGCCATCGGGCAAACTCATTCACCCCGCCAAAGCAGAGCAGGTAGCAGCCGGGTATTTCAAAGACTTTGGCAACGGGGCCTATGAAATGAGCGTAGAAGCTTACTACAAGACCATGTCGAACCAGTTGGAGTTCAGGCCCGGCGCACAACTATTGCTGAACCAGAATATGGAGGGAGAGATGATCTTTGGCACAGGAAAAGCTTATGGACTTGAACTTTTCCTGCAGAAAAAAACAGGCAGGCTCACCGGGTGGATCGGTTATACACTCAGTCGTACCGAACGCACTTTTCCCGACATGAATAATGGAAAAGCATTTCCTTACCGGTACGACCGTACGCATGATGTAAGCATTGTAGCCAATTATACACTAAGCAAAAAATGGGAAGCGGCGGCTGTGTTTGTGTATGGTACAGGTAATGCGCTCACCATGCCCACCGGGCGGTTTGCGTACAGCCTCGGTATCGATGGCGAAGAGCGGGAACCCATCTTTACCAGCATTAACCAATACGATAAGGTCAATGACTACCGCATGCCTGCCTATCATCGCATGGACATTGCTTTTACTTATACTCCTAAGCCGAACAGTACCAAACGGTTTAGAAGTAGCTGGAACTTTAGTCTGTACAATATATATAACCGGTATAATCCTTACTTCATCTACCTTGATGTGGATGAAGATGAACAAACCGTTAAAGGGAAAAAAGTATTTCTTTTTCCCATCATACCGGGTATTACCTGGAACTTTAAATTTTGA
- a CDS encoding TetR/AcrR family transcriptional regulator, translated as MLTLLEKVTMGISERRLRQKEEVRSNILATAWQIVKEDGWQSLSIRKIADAIEYSVPVVYDHFENKECILVEFAREGFALLGKKMQQARNKYTDPAQQLKAMADAYWNFAFKNKEYYQVMFGLGMACSEQEERMPEVMTFRSLIGDQITKILKRNNRQDISACLKSCTFWSVLHGLISIKMMRNCDVSDDLNKMVMDDAIEGFIKNLS; from the coding sequence TTGCTAACACTGTTAGAAAAAGTAACAATGGGAATATCTGAAAGACGGTTACGGCAAAAGGAAGAAGTACGCTCCAATATACTCGCTACGGCCTGGCAAATTGTAAAGGAAGATGGATGGCAGTCGCTCTCCATCCGTAAAATTGCTGATGCCATAGAGTACAGCGTACCCGTAGTGTACGATCATTTTGAGAATAAGGAATGTATTCTTGTTGAATTTGCCAGGGAAGGCTTTGCCCTCCTGGGCAAAAAAATGCAACAGGCCAGAAATAAGTATACCGATCCGGCGCAGCAACTGAAGGCCATGGCAGATGCCTACTGGAACTTTGCCTTTAAGAACAAAGAGTATTACCAGGTAATGTTCGGGCTGGGGATGGCCTGCAGTGAACAGGAAGAGCGTATGCCCGAAGTAATGACTTTCAGGAGCCTTATAGGCGATCAGATAACAAAGATCCTGAAAAGGAATAACCGGCAGGACATTAGTGCCTGTTTAAAAAGTTGCACATTCTGGTCGGTGCTCCATGGACTTATTTCTATAAAAATGATGAGGAACTGTGATGTGTCGGACGATCTGAATAAAATGGTCATGGATGACGCCATTGAGGGGTTTATTAAAAACCTCTCGTAA
- a CDS encoding efflux RND transporter permease subunit has product MLKRFIERPVLSTVISIILLLLGGLSLYTLPITLFPDIAPPSVQVTALYPGANAEVVARSVATPLEEAINGVENMTYMTSNSSNDGSMSLTVFFKQGTDPDIASVNVQNRVSKAVNQVPTEVVQAGISTQKVQNSFIMFVAVSSEDSAQYNELFLENYIKINLIPEIQRVPGVAQALVFGTKDYSMRIWLKPDRLIANNLAPQDVLNAIRDQNLEAAPGRLGQNSAETFEYVLKYKGKLNQGEDYENFVIKANSDGSMLRLKDVARVEFGSYTYSSNSRMDGNPVSGFAVLQTAGSNANDILTEVERKLKDFERTLPKGVKTTVMYNSKEFLDASIAQVTETLVIAFVLVFAVVFIFLQDFRSTLIPAIAVPVAIIGTFFFMQLFGFTLNLLTLFALVLAIGIVVDDAIVVVEAVHSKMERTNLPARVATLQSMNEISGAIISITLVMAAVFIPVGFMQGPAGVFYRQFAFTLAIAILISAVNALTLSPALCALFLKSTHEEEGHGRKKGFGKRFFGAFNAGFKSMTDKYIKSLGFLIKYKWIPIAGLIIIAAGSFWLVKTTPTGFIPTEDQGFVLYALNTPPGSSLDRTNQATRQIENIIKGEGAANHHYVIDGLNFISNANASPYAAGFIRLKDYKDRGAIKDPDMIAGGISQKVASVKGANAFFFNFPTVQGFGNVSGFEFMLQDRANGPLDKLGNTAWGFIGALMQRPEIAYAFTTFATGNPQFMIEVDNIKAKQLGVSITELMQTMQIYYGSSFVSDFNRFGKYYRVMAQADARYRADVGSLDGIYVKNNTGEMVPAKTLVRLKRVYGPETVTRNNLFNAVTINGVPKPGYSTGDAIKAVEETARQVLPRGYAYEWTGVTREEIKTGGQTGFIFALSILFVYFLLAAQYESYILPLAIILTIPTGVLGVFAFIGFAGVENNIYVQIGLIMLVGLLAKNAILIVEYAVQRRRAGMGLLESALEGSRLRLRPILMTSFAFIVGLLPLIWTHGASAKGNQSIGTSAVGGMLTGVILGVFIIPVLYVIFQYLQEKITGRTGPREISLSE; this is encoded by the coding sequence ATGCTTAAAAGATTTATTGAAAGGCCCGTATTATCAACGGTCATATCCATCATATTGCTGCTGTTGGGTGGATTATCGTTGTACACGCTGCCGATAACCTTGTTCCCCGATATCGCACCCCCGAGTGTACAGGTGACAGCCCTGTATCCGGGCGCCAACGCCGAAGTAGTGGCCCGTTCTGTTGCCACGCCGCTGGAAGAAGCCATCAATGGTGTGGAAAACATGACCTACATGACTTCCAACTCCAGCAACGACGGCTCCATGTCGCTCACTGTATTTTTCAAACAGGGTACTGATCCCGATATCGCCTCGGTAAACGTACAAAACCGTGTGTCGAAGGCCGTGAACCAGGTACCCACCGAAGTAGTGCAGGCAGGTATCTCTACCCAGAAAGTACAGAACAGCTTCATCATGTTTGTGGCTGTCTCCAGTGAGGACAGTGCACAATACAATGAGCTCTTCCTGGAAAACTATATCAAGATCAACCTGATCCCGGAAATCCAACGGGTGCCCGGGGTAGCACAGGCGCTGGTATTTGGTACCAAGGACTACTCCATGCGGATCTGGTTAAAGCCCGACCGCCTTATTGCCAATAACCTTGCTCCGCAGGATGTGCTCAATGCCATCAGGGACCAGAACCTGGAAGCGGCTCCCGGCCGTCTGGGTCAGAACAGTGCTGAAACATTTGAATATGTATTGAAATATAAGGGTAAACTGAACCAGGGCGAGGATTATGAGAATTTCGTCATCAAGGCCAACAGCGATGGGTCCATGCTGCGCCTTAAAGATGTGGCCCGTGTAGAGTTTGGTTCCTATACCTACTCATCCAACAGCCGTATGGATGGCAATCCGGTATCGGGCTTTGCAGTACTGCAGACAGCCGGTTCCAATGCCAATGACATCCTGACCGAAGTAGAACGTAAGCTGAAAGATTTTGAACGTACCCTGCCCAAGGGCGTGAAGACAACCGTGATGTACAACTCCAAGGAGTTCCTGGACGCTTCTATTGCCCAGGTAACAGAAACACTGGTGATTGCCTTTGTGCTGGTATTTGCGGTGGTATTTATCTTCCTGCAGGACTTCCGCTCTACCCTCATTCCGGCCATTGCAGTGCCGGTAGCGATCATCGGTACCTTCTTTTTCATGCAGTTGTTTGGTTTCACCCTCAACCTGCTCACCCTCTTCGCGTTGGTACTGGCTATCGGTATCGTAGTGGATGATGCGATTGTGGTAGTAGAAGCCGTACACTCAAAAATGGAAAGGACGAACCTGCCGGCCCGCGTAGCCACGCTGCAATCCATGAACGAGATATCCGGCGCTATCATTTCCATCACGCTTGTAATGGCCGCGGTATTCATTCCCGTTGGTTTCATGCAAGGCCCTGCCGGTGTATTCTACAGGCAGTTCGCCTTCACCCTGGCCATCGCCATCTTAATATCTGCGGTAAACGCCCTTACGCTCAGTCCTGCACTCTGCGCCTTATTCTTAAAAAGCACGCATGAGGAAGAAGGACATGGCCGTAAGAAAGGGTTTGGAAAACGCTTCTTTGGTGCTTTCAATGCAGGGTTCAAATCCATGACCGATAAATACATTAAAAGTCTTGGGTTCCTCATTAAATATAAATGGATACCAATAGCCGGGCTTATCATCATTGCTGCCGGTAGTTTCTGGCTCGTGAAGACCACCCCTACGGGTTTCATACCCACAGAAGACCAGGGTTTCGTACTGTATGCTTTGAACACGCCTCCCGGTAGTTCTCTCGACAGGACGAACCAGGCTACCAGACAGATTGAGAACATCATTAAAGGAGAAGGCGCTGCCAATCACCATTACGTGATTGATGGTCTTAACTTCATTAGTAATGCCAATGCCTCTCCCTATGCAGCCGGTTTCATCAGGTTGAAAGACTATAAAGACCGCGGTGCTATAAAGGACCCAGATATGATTGCCGGTGGTATATCACAGAAAGTGGCCTCCGTAAAAGGCGCCAATGCTTTCTTCTTCAACTTCCCCACGGTACAGGGTTTTGGTAACGTGAGCGGCTTTGAATTCATGCTGCAGGACAGGGCCAACGGTCCGCTGGACAAACTGGGTAATACAGCCTGGGGTTTCATTGGGGCGCTCATGCAAAGGCCCGAGATCGCTTATGCCTTCACCACCTTTGCTACCGGCAACCCACAGTTCATGATCGAAGTGGACAATATAAAGGCCAAGCAGTTGGGTGTATCCATCACAGAGCTCATGCAAACCATGCAGATCTATTACGGTAGTAGCTTCGTATCGGACTTCAACCGCTTTGGTAAATACTACCGGGTAATGGCCCAGGCCGATGCCCGCTACCGTGCTGATGTAGGATCGCTCGATGGGATCTATGTGAAAAACAATACTGGGGAAATGGTACCGGCTAAAACACTGGTTCGTCTCAAAAGAGTATACGGTCCTGAAACAGTTACCCGCAACAACCTCTTCAATGCCGTTACCATCAATGGAGTACCCAAACCGGGTTACAGTACAGGTGATGCCATCAAAGCGGTGGAGGAAACTGCCCGGCAGGTGTTGCCGAGAGGATACGCGTATGAATGGACAGGTGTAACCAGGGAAGAGATCAAAACAGGCGGGCAAACAGGTTTCATCTTTGCGCTCAGTATCCTGTTCGTATACTTCCTGCTGGCTGCCCAGTATGAAAGCTATATCCTGCCCCTTGCCATCATCCTTACCATACCTACGGGTGTGCTGGGTGTATTCGCCTTCATTGGCTTCGCAGGGGTGGAAAACAATATCTATGTGCAGATCGGTTTGATCATGCTGGTAGGGTTATTGGCCAAAAATGCCATCCTGATCGTGGAGTATGCAGTGCAGCGCCGCAGGGCTGGTATGGGACTCCTTGAATCGGCGCTGGAAGGATCAAGGCTGCGGTTGCGCCCGATCTTAATGACCTCCTTTGCCTTTATCGTGGGCTTATTACCTCTTATTTGGACGCATGGCGCTTCTGCAAAAGGTAACCAGTCTATCGGCACCAGTGCTGTAGGGGGTATGCTTACCGGGGTGATATTGGGTGTATTCATCATCCCTGTACTATATGTCATATTCCAGTACCTGCAGGAAAAAATTACCGGCAGAACGGGTCCAAGGGAAATCAGCCTGAGCGAATAA
- a CDS encoding (R)-mandelonitrile lyase — protein sequence MEITRIGSKPSGKGPEDWFTGAVRIDPLFDANEARRAVAAIVTFEPGARTSWHTHPLGQTLIVTAGVGWVQKQGGPIEEVHPGDVVWFEPNEKHWHGATATNGMTHIAIQENLNGKVVDWMEKVTDEQYANKK from the coding sequence ATGGAAATTACAAGAATAGGTTCAAAACCCTCAGGTAAAGGACCAGAAGATTGGTTCACCGGCGCAGTGAGAATAGATCCTTTATTTGATGCGAATGAAGCAAGGCGAGCGGTGGCGGCTATTGTTACGTTCGAACCAGGTGCAAGAACCTCCTGGCATACACATCCGCTGGGGCAAACTTTAATTGTTACTGCAGGCGTTGGCTGGGTGCAAAAACAAGGCGGTCCCATCGAAGAAGTACACCCCGGCGATGTCGTTTGGTTTGAACCGAACGAGAAACATTGGCATGGAGCAACTGCAACCAACGGTATGACGCATATTGCCATCCAGGAAAATCTTAATGGAAAGGTGGTGGATTGGATGGAAAAAGTAACTGATGAACAATATGCCAACAAAAAGTAA
- a CDS encoding Gfo/Idh/MocA family protein, producing the protein MNSRRSFLHRLTAATIAFPLLSLDEWTTAPAGNSDGQPYDGPVLRVAIMGLGSYGNRVAEAMQSCKKAKLVGVISGTPAKIKAWQTKYSIPEKNCYNYENFDNIKNNPDIDAVYVITPNALHHDQAIRVAKAGKHVICEKPMALNEKEGREMVEACKKANVKLLVGYRMHFEPKTLEVINMRKNGDFGKVLFFQGLCGFRIGDPTQWRLNKQLAGGGSLMDIGIYAINGARYMTGEEPIWVTAEETKTDTVKFKEGVDETIQFQLGFPSGAVASCLSTYNMNNLDRFFLNGTSGFAEMQPSTGYGPIKGRTHKGELTHPHITHQTVQMDEMAGIILEGKQAPVPVDGEEGVKDLKIIDAIYAACKTGKKIELK; encoded by the coding sequence ATGAACTCACGTCGTTCCTTCCTGCATCGACTCACAGCCGCTACCATCGCCTTCCCTTTATTATCGCTGGATGAATGGACAACGGCTCCTGCCGGTAATAGTGACGGTCAGCCGTATGACGGTCCGGTATTAAGGGTTGCCATTATGGGCCTGGGCAGTTATGGCAACCGGGTAGCGGAGGCCATGCAGTCCTGTAAAAAGGCAAAATTGGTGGGCGTAATCAGTGGTACACCGGCCAAGATCAAAGCGTGGCAGACTAAATACAGCATCCCGGAAAAGAACTGCTACAACTATGAGAACTTCGACAATATCAAAAACAATCCCGATATAGATGCGGTGTATGTTATTACACCCAATGCCCTTCACCACGACCAGGCGATACGGGTAGCCAAAGCCGGGAAACATGTGATCTGTGAAAAGCCCATGGCCCTTAATGAAAAAGAAGGCCGGGAAATGGTAGAAGCCTGTAAGAAAGCCAATGTAAAACTACTGGTGGGATACCGTATGCACTTTGAGCCCAAAACGCTGGAGGTGATCAATATGCGAAAAAATGGTGATTTCGGTAAAGTACTTTTCTTCCAGGGGCTTTGTGGTTTCAGGATCGGTGACCCTACTCAATGGCGTTTGAACAAGCAACTGGCCGGTGGCGGCTCACTCATGGACATTGGTATCTATGCCATCAATGGCGCCCGTTATATGACAGGAGAGGAGCCCATTTGGGTAACGGCCGAAGAAACAAAGACCGACACGGTGAAATTTAAAGAAGGGGTAGATGAAACGATCCAGTTCCAGTTGGGCTTTCCCAGCGGCGCCGTGGCTTCCTGCTTGTCTACCTATAACATGAACAACCTGGACCGCTTTTTCCTCAATGGTACCAGCGGCTTTGCCGAAATGCAGCCTTCCACAGGCTATGGACCTATCAAAGGCCGTACGCATAAAGGAGAACTCACTCACCCGCATATAACGCACCAGACAGTGCAAATGGATGAAATGGCTGGCATCATCCTTGAGGGAAAACAAGCACCTGTGCCTGTTGATGGGGAAGAAGGCGTAAAAGACCTGAAGATCATAGATGCCATCTATGCTGCCTGCAAGACTGGTAAGAAGATAGAGCTTAAATAG
- a CDS encoding efflux transporter outer membrane subunit encodes MQHKHIHLYLTVFIAVVLAGCKVGKDYQRPQVELPQQFSSQSFADTSSIADIAWKDFFTDPTLRELINKGITYNNDLQVAIKRIDIAQAQAKQARLLQLPQVDLQVTGAINRPSDNSLNGLSASAFLGKAYIENYQVLANISWEADIWGKIRRQKETTLAQYLQTQEAAKAVQTQLVASIAQGYYNLLMLDRQLAIARNSLALNDTFVNVTRILRDGGVVTSLAVNQAEAQKQTTALLIPELEQNIALQENALQLLTGQLPGTLARAAALNDLALPAALSTGLPVAMVSRRPDVRTNEMALVMANAQVGVAQANMYPAFNITAGGGLESFKATNWFSIPGSLFGLASGAILQPVFRKKELKTRFEIAKIEREQAVLQFRQSVLQATSEVSNALVQVEKLKEQRTLAGGQVDTLKQAVGNAQLLFKSDMANYLEVITAQTNALQAELNLAAIQRSQLGAVVELYRSLGGGWK; translated from the coding sequence ATGCAACACAAGCATATTCATCTTTATCTCACGGTTTTCATAGCTGTTGTATTGGCCGGTTGTAAAGTGGGCAAAGATTACCAGCGCCCGCAGGTGGAATTGCCGCAGCAGTTCAGCAGCCAGAGTTTTGCCGATACCAGCAGCATCGCCGATATAGCCTGGAAAGATTTCTTCACCGATCCTACACTCCGGGAATTGATCAATAAAGGCATTACCTACAACAACGACCTGCAGGTGGCCATCAAAAGGATTGATATTGCACAGGCGCAGGCTAAGCAGGCAAGACTGTTGCAACTGCCGCAGGTAGACCTGCAGGTAACGGGGGCCATCAACCGCCCTTCTGATAACAGTCTGAACGGACTTAGCGCCAGCGCTTTCCTGGGCAAAGCGTATATAGAGAACTACCAGGTACTGGCTAATATTTCCTGGGAGGCCGACATTTGGGGCAAAATACGCCGTCAGAAAGAAACCACCCTTGCGCAATACCTGCAAACACAGGAAGCGGCCAAAGCAGTGCAGACACAACTGGTGGCCAGCATAGCACAGGGATATTATAACCTGCTGATGCTGGACAGGCAACTGGCCATTGCACGCAATAGCCTGGCGCTGAACGATACTTTTGTAAACGTTACCCGTATACTGCGGGATGGAGGTGTAGTGACCTCCCTCGCAGTGAACCAGGCCGAAGCACAAAAACAAACGACTGCTTTATTGATTCCCGAACTGGAGCAGAACATTGCCCTGCAAGAGAATGCTCTGCAACTGCTCACCGGTCAATTGCCCGGTACGCTCGCACGCGCAGCGGCCTTAAATGACCTTGCATTGCCGGCTGCCTTATCAACCGGTTTACCGGTAGCCATGGTAAGCAGAAGGCCCGATGTAAGGACCAATGAGATGGCGTTGGTAATGGCCAATGCACAGGTGGGGGTGGCCCAGGCCAATATGTATCCTGCTTTCAACATAACTGCAGGCGGTGGCCTTGAATCATTCAAAGCTACCAACTGGTTCAGCATACCCGGTTCTCTTTTCGGCCTTGCCTCTGGTGCCATCCTGCAACCGGTATTCAGGAAAAAAGAATTGAAAACACGGTTCGAAATAGCCAAAATAGAAAGAGAGCAGGCGGTATTACAGTTCAGGCAGTCGGTATTGCAGGCTACCAGTGAGGTAAGTAATGCACTGGTACAGGTAGAGAAATTAAAAGAACAACGCACATTGGCCGGTGGCCAGGTGGATACGTTGAAGCAGGCTGTTGGCAATGCACAGTTATTATTCAAGAGTGACATGGCCAACTACCTGGAGGTGATCACTGCGCAGACCAATGCCTTGCAGGCCGAACTCAACCTGGCAGCCATCCAGCGCAGCCAGTTGGGCGCTGTAGTGGAATTGTACCGTTCCCTGGGCGGTGGCTGGAAATAA